In a single window of the Mustela nigripes isolate SB6536 chromosome 17, MUSNIG.SB6536, whole genome shotgun sequence genome:
- the PMFBP1 gene encoding polyamine-modulated factor 1-binding protein 1 produces the protein MLKLKGELRGAKEMKDEAGERDREVSSLNNKLLSLQVDIKNLHDVCKRQGKTLQENQLCVEEAMMSDNHNKKQALAFQESRMEFEPSKQCHLRQLQQLKKKLLALQQELEFRTEELQTSYCSLLQYQSVLEKQTSDLVLLHHHCKLKEDEVILYEEEMGNHTENTGEKLHLAQEQLALAGDKIISLERSLSLYRDKYQTSLSNIELLECQVKMLEGELSGIVGQETENKGDHSKVRIYTSSCMIQEHQETLKRLSEVWQKVSEQDDLIQELRNKLACSNALVLEREEALIKLQADFASYTATHRHPPSSSEDCEDIKKILKHLQEQKDSQCLHVEEYQNLVKDLRMELEAVSEQKKNIMKDMMKLELDLHGLREETSAHMERKDKEVSILQRRLQELQMQFTETQKLGLKKDKLLQEKDEMLHELEKELSQVQNSLMKKEMELEKQQRMTTELESTIQEAKQDKSRAECGALRAEIQKLKDNLEDAQQQQKLAAQQASQYKEETLLAKNNLEDAQRKLQSYLFLEKQKTETIQELQRELQKLQKDSLMAGEELAPNRKRIEELTLELSETRKKLENSEKEKRQFQKTTTEQEMKLNELLDHLKLLQHQHREQGSAKTSLTEELQEVTRLLEEKREQLKKSKEQEKLLEQELETFRQEEKRKEKMTKENLRMLEEENENVKAQLMQCSAQLESSLSKQNASQQVIQELNNELVLQKDALESLQVQLEKAVHKEKQYLQTMVSKEAYEELSRKSVACQDDLTQTLEKLNHTTSETKSLHRSLAQAQERKAQLEDEILAYEERMKKLNMELKKLQGFQQQSELEVQAFDKKLEEMSNQVLQWQKQHQSDLKMLAAKEEQLRAFQEEMATLKENLLADEKEPSSVPQRSVTKDTCRLRRENDQIMSNMEQWAKEQKIANEKLGNKLREQVKYIAKLTGEKDHLHNVMVHLQQENKKLKTEIEEKKLKTGHPRLYTKALGPSKTEPIQKGKVCATLGWRGTTQDMTQRMDITKFVGIPHCSGAGKREFYQ, from the exons gctggggagagagacagagaagtgaGCAGCCTGAACAACAAGCTCTTGAGCCTGCAAGTTGACATCAAAAATCTGCACGATGTTTGCAAGAGACAGGGGAAGACCTTGCAGGAGAATCAGCTTTGCGTGGAGGAGGCGATGATGAGCGACAACCAC AATAAGAAACAAGCATTAGCATTCCAGGAGTCGCGGATGGAGTTTGAGCCCAGTAAACAGTGCCATCTGAGACAACTCCAACAACTCAAGAAAAAATTGCTAGCCCTTCAGCAAGAACTGGAGTTCCGCACAGAGGAGCTGCAGACTTCTTACTGTTCCCTCCTGCAGTATCAGTCTGTCctagagaagcagacttccgaCCTGGTTCTTCTCCACCATCACTGCAAACTGAAAGAAGATGAG GTGATTCTCTatgaggaggaaatggggaatCATACTGAGAACACGGGCGAGAAGCTTCATTTGGCCCAGGAACAACTTGCTTTGGCCGGGGACAAGATCATCTCCCTAGAAAGGAGTTTAAGCCTCTACAGGGATAAATACCAGACTTCCCTGAGCAACATCGAGTTACTGGAGTGCCAAGTGAAGATGTTGGAGGGGGAGCTCAGCGGGATCGTCGGTCAG GAGACTGAGAATAAGGGTGATCATTCAAAAGTGCGTATATACACATCTTCCTGCATGATTCAAGAGCATCAGGAGACCCTGAAACGACTGTCTGAAGTCTGGCAAAAGGTCTCTGAACAGGATGATCTAATCCAGGAACTTCGAAATAAATTAGCCTGCAGCAATGCTTTG GTTCTAGAGCGTGAAGAGGCTTTGATAAAATTACAAGCAGACTTTGCTTCCTATACAGCCACACACAGACATCCTCCTAGCTCCTCAGAAGATTGTGAAGACATTAAAAAG ATACTTAAGCACTTGCAGGAGCAGAAAGACAGCCAGTGCCTACATGTGGAGGAGTATCAGAACCTAGTGAAGGACTTGCGCATGGAGCTAGAGGCTGTGTCAGAGCAGAAGAAGAACATCATGAAGG ACATGATGAAGCTGGAGCTGGACTTGCACGGGCTGCGGGAAGAGACATCTGCCCATATGGAGAGGAAGGATAAGGAGGTTTCCATCCTACAAAGGCGGCTACAGGAGCTACAGATGCAGTTCACAGAGACCCAGAAGCTGGGCTTGAAGAAAGACAAG CTCCTCCAAGAGAAAGATGAAATGTTGCATGAGCTCGAGAAAGAACTGTCACAGGTTCAGAACAGCCTCATGAAAAAGGAGATGGAGTTGGAGAAGCAGCAACGAATGACAACAGAACTTGAAAGCACCATCCAGGAGGCAAAGCAGGATAAGTCCAGGGCAGAGTGTGGGGCCCTGCGAGCTGAGATCCAGAAGCTGAAGGACAATCTCGAAGATGCCCAACAGCAACAGAAGCTGGCAG CTCAGCAAGCCTCCCAGTACAAAGAAGAGACCCTTCTGGCAAAGAATAACCTGGAGGATGCGCAGAGGAAACTGCAAAGCTACCTTTTCCTGGAGAAGCAGAAGACAGAGACCATCCAGGAGCTGCAGAGAGAACTTCAGAAGCTGCAGAAGGATTCCTTGATGGCTGGAGAGGAACTCGCCCCCAACAG GAAGCGGATAGAGGAGCTGACATTGGAACTCTCTGAGACCCGGAAGAAGcttgaaaattcagaaaaggaaaagaggcagTTCCAGAAGACCACGACTGAGCAGGAAATGAAGCTGAATGAACTGCTAGACCACCTAAAACTCCTTCAACACCAG CACAGGGAGCAAGGCTCTGCCAAAACCAGTCTAACCGAGGAGCTTCAGGAGGTGACAAGATTACTGGAGGAGAAACGGGAGCAgttgaaaaagagcaaagaacagGAGAAGTTGCTGGAGCAAGAGCTTGAGACATTCCgacaggaggaaaaaaggaaagaaaaaatg ACAAAGGAAAATTTGCGGATGttggaggaggaaaatgagaatgTCAAAGCACAGTTAATGCAATGTTCCGCACAACTGGAATCCTCTCTGAGCAAACAAAATGCCTCCCAGCAAGTCATCCAAGAGCTAAACAATGAG CTAGTCCTTCAGAAGGATGCCTTAGAGAGTCTGCAGGTCCAGCTGGAGAAGGCTGTGCACAAGGAGAAGCAATATCTGCAGACCATGGTCTCTAAAGAAGCCTATGAGGAACTGTCCCGAAAGTCAGTCGCATGCCAAGATGACCTGACACAAACTCTCGAGAAG CTCAATCATACGACCTCAGAGACCAAGAGCCTGCACCGAAGCTTGGCACAGGCCCAAGAGAGGAAAGCTCAGCTGGAAGATGAAATCCTTGCTTACGAGGAGAGGATGAAAAAGCTCAACATGGAACTAAAAAAACTGCAGGGCTTCCAACAGCAGAGTGAGCTAGAG GTTCAAGCCTTCGACAAGAAGCTGGAGGAGATGAGCAACCAAGTGTTGCAGTGGCAGAAGCAGCACCAGAGTGACCTCAAGATGCTGGCAGCTAAAGAAGAGCAGCTCCGGGCTTTCCAGGAGGAAATGGCCACCCTGAAAGAGAACCTCCTGGCAGATGAGAAGGAG CCCTCTAGTGTGCCCCAGCGGTCTGTGACTAAAGACACCTGTAGGCTACGCCGAGAGAATGATCAGATTATGTCCAACATGGAGCAATGGGCAAAAGAGCAGAA GATCGCCAATGAGAAACTAGGAAACAAGCTCCGTGAGCAAGTCAAATATATTGCCAAGCTGACTGGTGAAAAGGA ccaccTCCACAATGTAATGGTCCATCTGCAGcaagaaaacaagaaactgaAGACTGAAATAGAGGAGAAGAAGCTGAAAACCGGGCACCCAAGGCTATACACCAAAGCCCTGGGCCCGAGCAAGACGGAGCCCATACAGAAGGGAAAAGTGTGTGCCACCTTGGGCTGGAGGGGGACGACCCAGGACATGACCCAAAGAATGGACATCACCAAGTTTGTTGGGATACCCCACTGCTCCG